From Argopecten irradians isolate NY chromosome 2, Ai_NY, whole genome shotgun sequence, the proteins below share one genomic window:
- the LOC138315032 gene encoding arylacetamide deacetylase-like, which yields MACGRVLLFLAVAFVGLAYMLYKPFPDEAVEPNAQMAISLFLTAVFKMCYLQEYIGYNTFEACARNPFNLKALMKIESDDNVTVSEELFDGVRVVLYVPRYRKEGGTLPGIIYIHGGGWTLGAPEQYDPLTRKLANSLTAVVASIDYRMAPEHPFPVPFEDCLKVTKYFMNNAKRFGVDASRVAVTGDSAGGNLAMAVGAKLTKGGQSPRLLGLIYPALQMVDFNFPAYRTYQSFPYLLTTRLMVSFYIKYAFGNDADLEKVYDNRHVTKAFRKSIESKVSASLLPEKYQKLHVKEHTNVDINLAQRMEQIISNVSLCPLLMDDDELYELPKTYLLTCEYDPLRDEGLMLAKRLKDMYFPVTHVHWDGVQHGFIAAIGQKRTEEAVDDFIKYLRKEL from the exons ATGGCGTGTGGACGTGTCCTATTATTCCTGGCTGTAGCCTTTGTAGGCCTAGCCTACATGCTGTACAAGCCATTCCCAGATGAGGCTGTGGAGCCCAATGCACAGATGGCGATATCGCTTTTTCTAACTGCAGTCTTTAAAATG TGTTATCTCCAAGAATACATTGGCTACAATACATTTGAAGCCTGTGCCCGTAATCCATTCAACTTAAAAGCCTTGATGAAGATTGAGTCGGACGACAATGTCACG GTGAGTGAGGAGTTGTTTGACGGCGTCAGAGTGGTTCTGTATGTTCCCCGTTATCGGAAGGAAGGGGGTACTTTACCGGGGATCATCTACATACACGGAGGTGGATGGACATTAGGGGCACCAG AACAGTATGATCCCCTGACCAGGAAGCTAGCCAACTCTCTGACTGCTGTGGTGGCCTCTATTGA CTACCGAATGGCCCCAGAACACCCATTTCCGGTGCCGTTTGAGGACTGCTTAAAGGTCACAAAATACTTCATGAACAACGCCAAGAGGTTTGGAGTGGATGCTAGCCGGGTAGCTGTGACAG GTGATAGTGCAGGTGGAAACTTAGCGATGGCTGTTGGAGCTAAACTGACCAAGGGAGGACAATCACCGCGACTTCTCGGTCTTATATACCCAGCGTTACAGATGGTAGATTTTAACTTTCCAGCTTATCGTACCTATCAATCATTTCCATATCTGCTGACGACACGCCTAATGGTCAGTTTTTACATAAAGTATGCATTTGGTAACGATGCTGACCTAGAGAAAGTTTATGATAATAGGCACGTGACTAAAGCTTTTAGAAAATCCATTGAATCCAAAGTAAGTGCATCATTATTGCCTGAAAAGTACCAAAAACTTCACGTGAAGGAACATACAAATGTGGACATTAATTTGGCTCAAAGAATGGAACAGATAATTAGCAACGTATCGCTATGTCCACTTCTGATGGACGATGATGAACTGTACGAGTTACCGAAGACTTATTTATTAACCTGTGAGTATGATCCGCTGAGGGACGAAGGCTTGATGTTGGCCAAACGATTGAAGGACATGTACTTCCCTGTGACACATGTACACTGGGATGGTGTACAGCATGGGTTTATAGCCGCCATAGGACAAAAACGTACAGAGGAGGCCGTCGATGATTTCATTAAATATCTCCGGAAGGAATTATAA